From the Lancefieldella sp. Marseille-Q7238 genome, one window contains:
- a CDS encoding glycerophosphodiester phosphodiesterase, which produces MSSFLKRMAVNAAGLTLGRYATKAALASPAARKMIVTAASKTARALGGAAHKTIVKRLPVVSLPARPSFLDGFGVRRPADGAQIALIDAEVVGTRDSALVPVAVDDKPVAVSDESVAKSELAVAPKKAHPVLKGVALAAGVTAGVVAGAAAFTAFAVAPRFSGNKALRAHWDEFKKYRYAHRGLHDIKQGIPENSLAAFRRAAEHGFGSELDVHLTADGQVVVVHDSHLQRLCGVDCVVEDCTLEQLRTYRLLNTEAGIPTFAEVLSCYDWNGEDELPAPLIVEVKTYGGNAAAVTEQVMKILDRHSVRAAVESFDPMALRWLRVHRPEVLRGQLAENFLTDDTTSDLSAPKKAAGTALFGNSLSRPDFIAYRFEDRKNPFVDLACNKMGAHLVTWTITSEADLITSEMEGAPGIFEGFVPTVRSLIR; this is translated from the coding sequence ATGAGTAGTTTTCTTAAACGTATGGCTGTCAATGCGGCCGGTTTGACATTGGGGCGGTATGCCACGAAGGCGGCGCTCGCGTCACCCGCTGCCCGCAAAATGATCGTAACAGCGGCGTCAAAGACCGCCCGCGCGTTAGGTGGGGCGGCGCATAAAACTATTGTCAAGCGACTGCCGGTGGTTTCTTTGCCCGCGCGCCCATCGTTTTTGGACGGCTTCGGCGTCCGACGTCCTGCGGATGGCGCGCAGATCGCTCTCATTGACGCGGAAGTTGTTGGTACGCGGGACAGTGCTTTAGTTCCTGTTGCTGTGGACGATAAACCCGTCGCGGTGAGTGATGAGTCCGTCGCAAAAAGCGAGCTTGCTGTTGCGCCAAAGAAGGCCCATCCCGTTCTCAAAGGCGTGGCTCTTGCAGCAGGTGTTACGGCGGGAGTTGTTGCAGGTGCCGCGGCGTTCACTGCCTTTGCAGTTGCTCCTCGCTTCTCGGGCAATAAGGCGCTTCGCGCCCATTGGGACGAGTTTAAAAAATATCGGTACGCGCACCGTGGCCTGCACGACATCAAACAGGGAATTCCTGAAAACTCGCTTGCCGCCTTCCGCCGTGCTGCGGAGCATGGTTTTGGCTCGGAGCTGGATGTTCACCTGACGGCCGATGGACAGGTAGTAGTTGTTCACGACTCTCACTTGCAACGCCTCTGCGGTGTTGATTGCGTTGTTGAAGACTGCACTCTTGAGCAGCTGAGAACGTATCGCCTGCTTAATACGGAAGCGGGTATTCCGACCTTTGCCGAGGTGCTGTCGTGCTACGACTGGAACGGCGAAGATGAGCTTCCAGCGCCTTTAATTGTTGAAGTAAAAACGTATGGCGGCAATGCCGCAGCAGTGACTGAACAAGTTATGAAAATTCTTGACAGGCATTCCGTGCGAGCCGCTGTTGAAAGTTTTGATCCGATGGCGCTGCGGTGGCTTCGCGTGCATCGACCTGAGGTCCTTCGCGGCCAGCTTGCGGAGAACTTCCTGACTGATGACACTACCTCAGACCTGTCTGCTCCTAAGAAAGCGGCGGGTACAGCGCTTTTTGGCAACTCTTTGTCCCGGCCGGACTTCATCGCTTATCGTTTTGAAGATCGCAAAAATCCCTTTGTCGACCTCGCCTGCAATAAAATGGGAGCTCACTTGGTGACATGGACTATTACAAGCGAAGCGGATCTTATCACGTCCGAAATGGAAGGCGCTCCAGGAATTTTTGAAGGCTTTGTTCCTACGGTGCGCTCACTGATACGATAG
- a CDS encoding MFS transporter — protein MKLKVKRTILIGFAFFSICAFWQMYNSVIPLMLTNTLHLDETVSGALMALDNVLALFLLPFFGALSDKCTHSWGKRMPFLVFGTVAAVGLMIFLPIIDNSAAEQLQSWKIYAFVGVLLLVLVAMGTYRSPAVALMPDVTPKPLRSKGNAIINLMGACGGIVYLLITAFLYSKSRVAGLTHVDYLPLFLVVGAIMIASVAIVFITIKEPKLEQEFSAYEANHPEDSLSETDASGREVLPVPVKRSLVFLLFSIALWFLGYNAMETWFTTYAQAEWGMSLGEASQCLIVCTVGAILSFIPAGQIAGRIGRKRTILTGILLLGGGFAFFVVWTLMGWGFSPALYAVMVTLGIGWAFINVNSLPMVVEMCKGSDVGKFTGYYYTFSMASQTITPIVAGWLMGHISYEALFIYSTLAVGASFITMQFVHHGDSCAVVKRGLEAFDE, from the coding sequence ATGAAACTCAAGGTAAAGCGGACAATCCTTATCGGTTTCGCGTTCTTTTCTATCTGCGCGTTTTGGCAGATGTACAACAGCGTTATACCGCTCATGCTTACTAATACGCTTCATCTTGATGAGACAGTCTCAGGCGCTCTGATGGCTCTCGACAACGTGCTCGCCCTCTTTTTACTGCCGTTTTTTGGCGCTCTTTCCGACAAGTGCACGCATTCCTGGGGTAAGCGCATGCCGTTTTTGGTTTTTGGCACGGTGGCGGCTGTCGGGCTGATGATTTTCCTGCCCATTATTGACAATTCGGCGGCCGAGCAGCTGCAGTCTTGGAAAATATACGCCTTTGTAGGCGTGCTGCTTTTGGTGCTTGTGGCCATGGGGACCTATCGCAGCCCCGCGGTAGCGTTGATGCCAGACGTAACGCCAAAGCCCTTGCGCTCAAAAGGGAACGCCATCATCAATCTAATGGGAGCCTGCGGCGGTATCGTGTACCTTCTGATTACGGCGTTTCTTTACAGCAAAAGCCGTGTCGCAGGGCTTACGCACGTCGACTACCTGCCGCTGTTTCTTGTTGTGGGCGCCATTATGATCGCGTCGGTGGCGATTGTTTTTATTACCATCAAAGAGCCCAAGCTTGAGCAGGAGTTCAGTGCTTATGAAGCCAATCATCCGGAGGACAGTCTCTCTGAAACTGACGCCTCCGGGCGAGAAGTGCTTCCTGTCCCGGTAAAGCGATCCCTTGTTTTTCTGCTGTTTTCAATCGCGCTGTGGTTTTTGGGATACAACGCCATGGAAACATGGTTTACCACATACGCGCAGGCGGAGTGGGGAATGAGCTTAGGTGAAGCGTCTCAGTGTCTTATTGTGTGCACAGTGGGAGCTATACTTTCCTTCATTCCTGCCGGTCAGATAGCAGGAAGGATTGGCCGCAAGCGGACAATCCTTACGGGCATTTTACTTTTGGGCGGCGGGTTTGCCTTTTTTGTGGTGTGGACTCTCATGGGGTGGGGCTTCTCGCCAGCGCTTTATGCTGTCATGGTGACCCTCGGCATAGGGTGGGCGTTTATCAACGTTAACTCGCTTCCCATGGTCGTTGAGATGTGTAAAGGCTCCGATGTGGGCAAATTTACGGGTTATTACTACACGTTCTCAATGGCGTCGCAGACGATAACGCCAATTGTGGCCGGTTGGCTTATGGGGCATATTTCCTATGAGGCGCTGTTTATATATTCAACACTCGCGGTGGGGGCGAGCTTTATTACAATGCAATTTGTACATCATGGCGATAGTTGCGCTGTCGTTAAACGCGGACTCGAGGCATTTGATGAATAA
- a CDS encoding YidC/Oxa1 family membrane protein insertase translates to MLEQLAKLFSLIVQPAYDLTGSWWAAIFLFTLATKIILMPLALWTQQNSIVMVKIMPEIFRLKARYFGDREAIEERQNELNKKAGYHPLLSLIPLAIQVVILFGLVDVIHGITDSGAPGTEFLGMTPIIDGGITWIMPLAAALSSVALGLASNKINPLQREQSRAEKNTTNGLSIAMSLVLAIYVVCGMAFYWVCSNLLSILVQVVCNLIIDPRKQVDYEVLNEAREEYEAMEKATKSTRKWFQRDPHAAREKDDYARFFNTIGKHLVFYSESSGFYKYFRGAIEWLLSHSDIHIHYVTSDPNDQVFEISKKEPRLIPYYLGQRRLITLFMKMDADVVVTSLGDLESSYMKRSYVRKDAEYMYMPHHMTSMTVTSTRNEYTYYDDVLCVGPHQQHDLELLEAYYHTTEKRKPAIGYDLLDRSIADYEKQGLGRRDSGEKPLIVIGPSWQFDNIMDSCIDDLLKELMGHGWRIVVRPHPEYIKRYRPRMDEIMARYADADPSELTFETDFTSNTSVLSADLLITDWSSVAEEFSFTTLRPSVFIDTKMKENNPEWSKIHSNPCDITLRNEIGRSFDPQTLSGLADAVAEMFDNPLAWSDRIKEIRSNMIFNLGHGGEAAGKFILDRVLAHQEEQRAQGEQPQEETHAHEEQSAQGYKRKHGKRIARAAHDATYVVMLVGIFLCATARPAFAYVDPSVMTYTIQALAAVAVALSAVLGVAFRRSRKVLFRLLHIDENVNKVVEDDVRRVDEAGAQQADAHMREILAQEQAYMRDRKEGRLKPMGRFFSGLLVTAFSVYTVLVVAPLELVARNAADLAFSLQDVFVPVVLAGLAVTLIVTLILTALRGRAFNIALSLVGGLGLCAYIQAMFMNGGMPLADGHEVIWSEFTRKMVISGVVWVAILVALVVFIIIRTRQTRTALLGIAVALIIIQTVGVASLWGPAVQTFTDVNAKTVDSIDTTREGLYDVSSKKTVVVFVLDTTDTDEIRTLRESYPETFAHLTGFTWYSNTAGSMIPTRYGIPSLLSGVRPTDTNEKFKDFFYSWYQRSTFLDDVNKLGYAAGVYSDSWRDEKPENKIWMRDRTMNIHPLQGVGADDQLDVGGALRILYKAAFCRDAPWIMKPRFWYYTEDLNQRMRKEADPDKVDLSSQPYHEDDLKYYNELKHYKLRIHDEENTNGSFRFIHLMGSHPPFHLNHNMEETQDEAEQTEDEQTRGMFKIIDAYIQYLKDIGAYDNTSIIITADHGRWYLTPEDIKTPSAPCIFYKPAQSAELDAQPMKVSDAPVWHYDILPQVLKDMGADRQMLSNYTTPLDEVKEGEDRPRYYYETLSDGKRDTFIKEFVINGDANDMNNWQLTGKEWPVGDDW, encoded by the coding sequence ATGCTTGAGCAGCTTGCGAAGCTTTTCTCACTTATTGTCCAGCCGGCATACGATCTTACCGGAAGCTGGTGGGCGGCAATTTTCCTTTTTACGCTTGCAACGAAGATTATTTTGATGCCGCTTGCATTGTGGACGCAGCAAAACTCCATTGTCATGGTTAAAATCATGCCCGAGATATTTCGTCTTAAGGCGCGCTACTTCGGCGATCGCGAGGCTATTGAAGAACGTCAGAATGAGCTCAATAAAAAGGCCGGATACCATCCGCTTTTAAGCTTGATTCCCTTAGCAATCCAGGTTGTCATCCTGTTTGGTCTTGTCGACGTTATCCACGGCATCACTGATTCCGGCGCGCCCGGCACGGAGTTTCTCGGCATGACGCCTATCATTGACGGCGGCATTACCTGGATAATGCCTCTTGCAGCGGCGCTTTCGTCCGTGGCGCTTGGACTCGCGTCAAACAAAATCAACCCGCTTCAGCGCGAGCAGTCCCGCGCAGAGAAAAACACTACCAACGGCCTTTCTATTGCGATGTCGTTGGTGCTGGCGATATATGTCGTATGTGGTATGGCGTTTTACTGGGTCTGCTCAAACCTGCTCTCCATTCTTGTTCAGGTTGTCTGCAACCTCATTATTGACCCTCGCAAACAGGTCGATTATGAAGTGCTCAATGAGGCTCGCGAGGAATACGAAGCAATGGAGAAAGCAACCAAGTCAACGAGAAAGTGGTTCCAGCGTGATCCTCATGCAGCTCGCGAGAAGGACGACTATGCGCGCTTCTTCAATACCATTGGCAAGCACCTGGTGTTCTATTCCGAATCCAGCGGGTTCTACAAGTATTTCCGAGGCGCCATCGAGTGGCTACTCTCCCATTCCGATATCCATATCCACTATGTGACGTCCGACCCTAACGACCAGGTATTTGAGATTTCCAAAAAAGAGCCGCGCTTGATTCCGTACTATCTGGGTCAGCGTCGCCTCATTACGCTTTTTATGAAAATGGACGCCGACGTTGTCGTTACCAGCCTCGGTGACCTTGAGAGTTCTTATATGAAGCGCTCGTATGTGAGAAAAGACGCCGAATATATGTATATGCCACATCACATGACATCAATGACGGTAACTTCAACGCGTAATGAGTATACGTACTATGACGATGTTCTTTGCGTTGGCCCCCATCAGCAGCATGACCTTGAGCTTCTTGAGGCGTATTATCACACCACAGAAAAACGTAAACCCGCTATCGGATACGACCTGCTTGACCGCTCTATTGCAGACTATGAAAAACAGGGCCTTGGCCGCCGCGATTCTGGCGAGAAGCCCCTCATTGTTATTGGTCCCTCGTGGCAATTTGACAACATTATGGACAGCTGCATTGACGACCTGTTGAAAGAGCTTATGGGTCACGGCTGGCGCATTGTGGTTCGCCCGCATCCTGAATACATCAAGCGCTATCGTCCGCGCATGGACGAGATTATGGCTCGTTATGCTGACGCTGACCCTTCAGAGCTTACCTTTGAAACTGACTTCACCTCAAATACCTCGGTACTTTCAGCGGACCTGCTCATTACTGACTGGTCGAGCGTTGCAGAAGAGTTCTCGTTTACGACGCTCAGACCATCCGTGTTTATTGATACCAAGATGAAAGAAAACAATCCCGAATGGTCAAAGATTCACTCCAATCCCTGCGACATTACCCTGCGTAATGAGATTGGTCGCAGTTTTGATCCTCAAACATTGAGCGGCCTTGCGGACGCGGTGGCGGAAATGTTCGACAATCCGCTCGCATGGTCTGACCGCATCAAAGAGATTCGTAGCAATATGATTTTTAATTTGGGTCATGGCGGAGAAGCCGCCGGCAAATTTATCCTCGACCGCGTCTTGGCGCACCAGGAGGAGCAACGCGCCCAAGGCGAACAGCCCCAGGAGGAAACGCATGCCCACGAGGAGCAAAGCGCCCAAGGTTACAAAAGAAAGCACGGGAAGCGCATAGCGCGTGCGGCTCACGATGCGACCTATGTGGTAATGCTTGTCGGCATATTTTTGTGCGCGACAGCTCGTCCCGCGTTTGCGTATGTTGACCCTTCGGTTATGACCTATACAATCCAGGCGCTTGCAGCGGTCGCCGTCGCGCTCTCCGCGGTGCTTGGCGTGGCCTTTAGGCGCTCTCGCAAAGTGCTTTTTCGTCTGCTTCACATAGACGAAAACGTCAACAAAGTGGTTGAAGACGATGTGCGTCGGGTGGATGAGGCGGGCGCTCAACAAGCGGATGCTCATATGAGAGAGATTCTCGCTCAGGAACAAGCCTACATGCGTGACAGAAAAGAAGGTCGCCTTAAGCCGATGGGCAGGTTCTTCTCGGGGCTTTTGGTGACGGCCTTTTCCGTCTATACGGTTTTGGTGGTCGCTCCACTTGAATTGGTCGCGCGAAATGCCGCTGATCTTGCGTTCAGTCTGCAGGACGTCTTTGTTCCGGTTGTTCTTGCCGGTCTTGCCGTAACACTGATAGTGACTCTCATACTGACCGCGCTGCGTGGACGCGCCTTCAATATTGCCCTATCTCTTGTGGGTGGACTGGGGCTCTGCGCGTATATACAGGCTATGTTCATGAACGGTGGAATGCCGCTTGCGGACGGTCACGAAGTAATCTGGTCAGAGTTTACGCGAAAGATGGTCATTTCCGGAGTTGTTTGGGTGGCTATTCTGGTGGCTCTGGTTGTTTTCATTATCATTCGTACTCGTCAAACGCGGACAGCGCTTCTCGGCATTGCCGTCGCACTCATCATCATTCAAACAGTCGGTGTAGCCAGCCTCTGGGGCCCCGCGGTTCAAACGTTTACAGACGTGAACGCCAAGACGGTTGACAGCATAGACACGACTCGCGAAGGTCTCTATGACGTTTCTTCAAAAAAGACCGTTGTAGTGTTCGTGCTTGATACGACGGATACGGACGAGATCCGTACACTGCGGGAGTCATATCCCGAGACCTTTGCCCATCTGACGGGCTTTACCTGGTACAGCAATACTGCCGGTTCAATGATTCCCACCCGCTATGGCATTCCGTCGCTTCTGTCGGGTGTGCGCCCCACTGACACCAATGAGAAATTCAAGGATTTCTTCTACAGTTGGTATCAGCGGAGCACCTTCTTGGACGATGTTAATAAACTTGGGTACGCGGCAGGTGTTTATTCGGATTCATGGCGTGACGAGAAGCCCGAGAACAAGATATGGATGCGGGATCGCACCATGAATATCCATCCGCTTCAGGGAGTTGGAGCCGATGATCAGCTTGACGTAGGGGGAGCTCTCCGGATTCTGTATAAAGCAGCTTTTTGCAGGGACGCCCCTTGGATTATGAAGCCTCGCTTCTGGTATTACACGGAAGACCTCAATCAGCGTATGCGTAAGGAAGCTGATCCTGACAAGGTTGATCTTTCTTCGCAGCCTTACCATGAGGACGACCTCAAGTATTACAACGAGCTTAAGCACTATAAGTTGAGGATTCATGATGAAGAGAACACAAACGGGTCGTTCCGCTTTATCCATTTGATGGGTTCTCATCCTCCTTTCCACCTCAATCACAATATGGAAGAGACGCAAGACGAGGCTGAACAGACTGAGGACGAGCAGACCCGCGGCATGTTTAAGATCATCGATGCCTATATTCAATACCTCAAGGATATTGGGGCGTATGACAACACCTCAATCATCATTACCGCCGACCATGGTCGCTGGTACTTGACACCGGAAGACATCAAGACTCCTTCGGCGCCGTGCATCTTCTACAAACCCGCTCAAAGCGCTGAGCTTGACGCTCAGCCTATGAAGGTTTCCGACGCTCCGGTTTGGCACTATGACATCCTGCCGCAAGTTCTTAAAGACATGGGCGCCGACAGGCAGATGCTTTCCAACTACACCACCCCGCTTGATGAGGTGAAAGAAGGAGAGGATCGTCCTCGCTACTACTATGAGACGCTTTCCGACGGCAAGAGGGATACGTTCATAAAAGAGTTTGTTATCAATGGCGACGCGAACGACATGAACAACTGGCAGCTCACCGGTAAAGAGTGGCCGGTTGGTGACGACTGGTAA
- a CDS encoding LacI family DNA-binding transcriptional regulator, with translation MPEKVTLKSIAREVGLSPATVSLVLNGKPVRVTEEHRRRILEVARREHYIPNQIARSLVTQQSKTLGLIVPNIESRFFSSLARNLELRCRQRGYALFITNSDDNSTNDSELVGLLVNRGVDGLFIISSGGRDAQSLADNLSQLPVPFVMVDRTIDTLSCDKVYFNNKLGGYLATRHLLDHGHTRIACMVNTKSATGMRRLAGYEQALGEKNIRLDPSLVLDTDYYIPDAYLAAQQLIRLNATAVFAGSDNIALGLLRYLYEHGLHVPQNYSVVGYDNSAADALFEPALTSIEQNVEELAAAALDLLFSRIAEENQGEERLRAHSAHRVVLKPRLIVKNSVRRVGGYI, from the coding sequence ATGCCAGAGAAGGTAACGCTCAAATCGATTGCGCGGGAAGTCGGCCTTTCACCGGCGACGGTTTCTTTGGTGCTCAACGGCAAGCCGGTTCGCGTCACGGAAGAGCATCGCCGCCGCATTTTGGAGGTCGCCCGGCGTGAGCATTACATTCCCAATCAGATTGCGCGCAGCTTGGTGACGCAGCAGTCGAAAACGCTCGGCCTCATCGTCCCCAATATCGAGTCGAGGTTCTTTTCGTCACTGGCACGAAACCTGGAGCTAAGGTGTAGGCAACGTGGGTACGCGCTCTTTATCACCAATTCCGATGACAATTCCACCAATGACTCCGAGCTTGTGGGACTGCTGGTAAATCGCGGTGTTGATGGGCTTTTTATCATTTCATCGGGAGGTCGTGACGCGCAAAGTCTCGCGGACAATTTGTCGCAGCTGCCGGTCCCTTTTGTGATGGTCGACCGTACCATAGACACGCTCTCCTGCGATAAGGTGTATTTCAACAATAAGCTGGGCGGCTATCTGGCAACTCGCCACCTGCTTGATCATGGACATACGCGCATTGCCTGTATGGTCAACACTAAGTCAGCGACCGGTATGCGCCGTCTCGCCGGATACGAGCAGGCGCTTGGCGAGAAGAACATCAGATTGGATCCCAGCCTTGTGCTGGATACCGACTATTACATCCCCGACGCGTACCTTGCCGCTCAACAGCTTATTCGCCTGAACGCTACTGCGGTGTTTGCCGGCTCAGACAACATTGCCTTAGGATTGCTTCGCTACCTCTACGAGCACGGACTCCATGTTCCGCAAAACTACTCGGTAGTCGGGTACGACAACTCCGCTGCGGACGCCCTTTTTGAACCAGCGTTAACATCAATCGAACAAAATGTCGAAGAGTTGGCAGCCGCTGCTCTTGACCTATTGTTTTCAAGAATTGCCGAAGAAAATCAGGGAGAGGAAAGACTTCGCGCTCACAGCGCCCATAGAGTGGTATTGAAACCACGGCTCATTGTGAAGAACAGTGTCCGCAGGGTTGGAGGGTACATCTAG
- a CDS encoding PFL family protein, with the protein MNITPQEVAETLAMVGEQNLDLRTITMGISLNSCADEDLNRMCEKVYERIVRQAEHLVDVAVDLECEYGIPIANKRVSVTPIAQIAACTSAADLSPLACTLDRAAETLGVDFLGGFSALVHKGTGDADRRLIASIPEALATTSRVCSSVNVASTRAGINMDAVLLMAETVLEAARRTTSTQCYGAAKLVVFANMVEDSPFMAGAVHGSGEADAIINVGVSGPGVMAAALEELTDDANLMDVAEKIKATAFKITRAGELISREASRRLGVEKGIVDLSLAPTPAAGDSVARILELIGVGECGGPGTTCALALLNDAVKKGGVMASSSVGGLSGAFIPVSEDAGMIRAAQDGALSLEKLEAMTSVCSVGLDMIAIPGDVSVETIAGIIADEMAIGVINTKTTAVRVIPAIGYKEGDILEFGGLFGSAPVMSVNRFAGSTLVHRGGRFPAPLNSLKN; encoded by the coding sequence ATGAACATTACTCCCCAAGAGGTCGCCGAGACGTTGGCAATGGTTGGCGAGCAGAACCTTGATCTTCGCACCATAACTATGGGGATCTCGCTCAACTCATGCGCTGACGAGGATCTTAACCGCATGTGCGAGAAGGTCTACGAACGTATTGTTCGCCAAGCGGAACACCTGGTAGACGTAGCTGTCGACCTGGAGTGCGAATACGGTATCCCTATCGCCAACAAGCGAGTTTCCGTTACACCCATAGCGCAGATCGCGGCCTGTACAAGCGCGGCAGACCTCTCCCCTCTGGCCTGCACGCTTGACCGCGCCGCTGAAACGCTGGGTGTCGATTTTCTCGGTGGCTTCTCTGCCCTCGTGCACAAGGGCACTGGCGATGCAGACCGTCGCTTGATCGCGTCGATCCCCGAAGCGCTGGCCACCACCTCACGCGTATGCTCGTCCGTCAACGTCGCGTCGACGCGTGCGGGCATCAATATGGACGCTGTGCTGCTCATGGCTGAGACCGTGCTCGAAGCTGCGCGCCGCACAACGAGCACTCAATGCTATGGCGCCGCGAAGCTGGTTGTTTTTGCCAATATGGTCGAAGACTCGCCGTTCATGGCAGGTGCCGTTCATGGCTCCGGCGAAGCGGACGCGATCATCAACGTGGGCGTTTCCGGTCCCGGCGTCATGGCCGCCGCTCTTGAGGAGCTGACGGACGATGCCAATCTTATGGATGTCGCCGAGAAAATCAAGGCCACCGCGTTCAAGATTACCCGTGCGGGTGAGCTCATCAGTCGAGAAGCTTCCCGGCGACTTGGTGTCGAGAAGGGCATCGTAGATTTGAGTCTGGCACCCACGCCGGCAGCAGGCGACTCTGTTGCTCGCATCCTCGAACTTATCGGTGTCGGCGAGTGCGGAGGTCCTGGAACTACCTGCGCTCTGGCTCTCTTGAACGATGCTGTCAAAAAGGGAGGCGTTATGGCATCAAGCTCTGTGGGAGGCCTGTCCGGCGCGTTTATCCCTGTATCCGAGGATGCAGGGATGATTCGCGCCGCTCAGGATGGCGCTCTCTCGCTCGAAAAGCTTGAGGCTATGACCTCGGTATGCTCGGTTGGACTTGATATGATTGCCATTCCCGGCGACGTCAGCGTTGAGACCATTGCCGGCATCATCGCAGACGAGATGGCTATCGGCGTCATCAATACCAAGACCACCGCTGTTCGCGTCATCCCCGCCATCGGCTACAAAGAAGGCGACATCCTGGAATTTGGAGGCCTCTTTGGTTCGGCACCCGTGATGTCCGTCAACCGCTTTGCGGGTTCAACGCTGGTCCATCGCGGCGGCAGATTCCCCGCTCCTTTGAACTCACTCAAGAACTAA
- a CDS encoding type IV toxin-antitoxin system AbiEi family antitoxin domain-containing protein, translating to MTYFRHISTIARLAEREGIFTTAQAERMGIPRDALHDAMVSGRISRVTRGAYRLVDIEPSNLDELIALWKLTAPKAFSRERNSLAQWDGFVIGGLTAACLWEVGDGPLAPYRMFGARRFNSRNAQLHFSTRRVAPKDVTFLKGLPVTRPERTVFDLIIDREDRFQISRILREFSCKYARTDDDFNLQRLMTLLGKAIGREEATSVLRVLLLL from the coding sequence ATGACTTACTTTAGACACATATCTACAATTGCCCGTCTCGCGGAACGAGAGGGGATTTTTACAACAGCGCAGGCTGAGCGCATGGGGATTCCTCGTGACGCGCTTCATGACGCTATGGTATCAGGTCGAATCAGCAGAGTCACTCGCGGCGCGTATCGTCTCGTGGACATCGAACCCTCGAATCTGGATGAACTTATCGCTTTGTGGAAGCTTACAGCTCCGAAAGCGTTTTCACGAGAAAGAAATTCGCTTGCTCAGTGGGACGGATTCGTGATTGGCGGCCTGACCGCCGCTTGCCTTTGGGAGGTGGGGGACGGTCCATTGGCTCCCTATCGGATGTTCGGGGCGCGACGCTTTAATTCACGGAACGCTCAGCTTCACTTCAGCACGAGGCGTGTCGCGCCGAAAGATGTTACCTTTCTCAAAGGACTGCCTGTTACGAGGCCTGAACGTACGGTCTTCGATTTGATTATCGACAGGGAGGATCGTTTTCAGATTTCCAGAATTCTGCGCGAGTTCTCCTGTAAGTACGCTCGCACGGACGACGATTTTAATCTTCAACGTCTCATGACTCTTCTCGGCAAAGCCATAGGGCGAGAAGAGGCCACTTCAGTTCTTCGGGTACTTTTGCTACTCTAG
- a CDS encoding YdcF family protein, with translation MLEALIKDMGANLDWQMLVVYALFFSPAVILGILFTRSFLREPRQFRNAIYLLATILWLVLLLILRFSQMWTVYVIAALFALFPIVTCTFLVINGIIVIRREGLSLTSLLPMGLALFILLMYCVPMYASQDEFLLGVTALFFFEGLWFSFTFVALLMYSWLYRILPKNRRYDYIIIHGAGLDGEKPTPLLAGRIDRALELWNRQGCCGKFVASGGQGDDEVVSEAQAMYDYLVEHGVPQEAILMEDRSRTTLENLKYSQALINADAQYQECSAAMVTSDFHVFRCAEYAHNLGIRADGVGSHTRGWYWPTAFIREFAAITKAHFWPYLVIAALWLLPSVIRIIGA, from the coding sequence ATGCTTGAAGCTTTGATAAAAGACATGGGAGCCAATCTGGATTGGCAGATGCTGGTGGTGTATGCGCTGTTTTTCTCGCCGGCAGTCATTTTAGGCATTCTGTTCACACGCTCGTTTCTCAGAGAACCGCGGCAGTTCCGCAACGCCATCTATCTGCTGGCGACCATACTGTGGCTTGTATTACTTCTGATTTTGCGTTTTAGTCAGATGTGGACTGTGTATGTCATTGCTGCTCTCTTTGCGCTTTTCCCGATTGTGACCTGCACGTTTTTGGTTATAAACGGCATTATCGTGATACGCAGAGAAGGTCTTTCGCTGACCTCGCTTTTACCGATGGGCTTGGCCCTGTTCATCCTCCTTATGTACTGCGTGCCTATGTATGCGAGTCAAGATGAGTTCCTTCTCGGCGTCACGGCACTCTTCTTCTTTGAGGGCCTGTGGTTCTCCTTCACCTTTGTCGCCTTGCTCATGTATTCATGGCTGTATCGAATTTTGCCCAAGAACCGCCGATATGACTACATCATCATCCACGGCGCAGGCCTTGATGGCGAGAAGCCCACGCCACTTTTAGCCGGCCGTATTGACCGCGCTTTGGAGCTCTGGAATCGACAGGGTTGCTGTGGCAAGTTTGTCGCTTCGGGAGGTCAGGGTGACGATGAAGTGGTTTCAGAAGCTCAGGCTATGTATGACTATCTGGTAGAACATGGTGTTCCCCAAGAGGCCATCCTTATGGAAGATCGTTCAAGGACAACGTTGGAGAATCTCAAGTATTCACAGGCGCTTATAAACGCTGACGCACAGTATCAGGAATGCAGCGCAGCAATGGTGACCAGCGATTTTCACGTGTTCCGCTGTGCCGAGTACGCGCACAATTTAGGTATTCGGGCGGACGGTGTTGGCTCACATACCAGAGGATGGTATTGGCCTACAGCATTTATCAGGGAGTTTGCGGCCATCACCAAGGCTCATTTCTGGCCTTACCTTGTTATAGCGGCCTTGTGGTTGCTGCCGAGCGTCATAAGGATTATAGGCGCCTAA